A stretch of DNA from Melioribacteraceae bacterium 4301-Me:
TTGGTGCTATCCAAATAATATTTTTTTTAAGCGGATTCTTGCTCTTCTTAAACATTTTTGATATCCCATCGAAAAAAGATATAAGTAAATCTATGTTTTATACTAAAGTTTACAACATAATACCAATTTCTATTGATTTTGTTATCGGACACAAAGCGAAGGCTACAGACTTTATTAAGGAATTTATTGAAAATAATGATAAGTCAGATTCTGGCAAGATTATTGATTCTTTCAAGGATTTAAAATGATAACTAAGGAAACATTAGAAAAATTGGAATTCTTTAAAGTAACAGAATATGCCGCAAAATACTGTTATACTGAATTAGGAAAAACACTTACGTTGAACTTGAGACCACTTTCAAAATTAGATGAAGTGATTAATGAGGGGAAAAGAGTTTCACAAGCGAAAGAAATTTTAATAAAATTGGAAACACCCCCATTTAGTTCATTGCCAGATATCTCAGAAATAATTGCAAAAAGTAGAATAGATGGAGCCGTATTAACAATAAGAAATATTTTGGATGTTCTAACTCTTGCTGAAGTTTCAAGAAAAATTGTACAGTTTTTTAGAAACAAAGGAAGTGAATTTCCGGATTTATACTTCCTTGCTAAAGAGCTGTTTGTAGATAAAGTTTTCGAAAGCCATATAACGCGCATAATAGATGAGAACGGCGATATTAAAGACGATGCGACTCCAAGATTAAAGGAAATTAGAAGAGAAATAAAAGAAAAAGAAGAGTCGTTAAGAAAAGTTGTAAACACACTGCTGAAGACATTTAGTGATTCATACTTAGTACAAGATGAGTATATAACATTAAGAGATGGCAGAATTGTATTGCCAATTAAATCAGAACACAAAAGACATATCAAGGGTTTCATACATTCTGAATCTTCAACAGGACAAACTGTCTACATAGAACCAGAGGAGACGTTGGAGCTGAACAACGATATTTTGTCATTAAACTTTGCAGAAAAAAGAGAAATAGAAAAAATATTACGCAGCTTAACAGAAAAAATAGGTTCGTTATCTAACCAGTTAAAAAATTCACTTGACTTAATTGCTTTGCTGGATTCTTACTTCGCTCGTGCTAAGTATTCTATTGAAATACTTGGCAGCTTTCCTTCTTTTCTTGAAGATAAGCCTATTCAGCTTTTGGACTTACGGCATCCTATACTAATTAAGAAAGTAGGAATTAAAAATACTGTGCCGCTTAATCTTAAAGTAGATAATCAAAAAGTTATTTTAATTACTGGTCCAAATGCCGGCGGTAAAACTGTTGTGCTTAAAACTGTAGGTATATCTGTTTTAATGGTTCAATCAGGTTTTCATATCCCTTGTCATCCAGATAGCAACTTACATTTTTTCAGCGACATTTTAGTTGATATTGGTGACCAGCAATCAATCGAAGAGGATCTGAGTACTTTTAGCTCGCATCTATCTAACATTAACAAAATAATTAACTGTGCAAATGAAACCAGCTTAGTTCTCTTAGATGAAATTGGTACCGGGACTGACCCCGTTGAAGGTTCAGCGTTAGCAATTGGAATTCTGCAAACACTGAAAGAAAAAAATGCTTTGGTATTAGCTACTACTCACCACGGCAATTTAAAGATTTTAGCTAATGAGTTAGAAGGATTTGAGAATGCATCAATGGAATTTGACACTCAAAAGCTTGTACCTACTTATAAATTCCATCAAGGAATACCAGGTTCTAGTTATGCTTTTGAAGTAGTTGAAAGAATTGGATTTAGTAAAAGTTTCATTAGCCTGGCCAAAAAATATTTGGATGTTGACAAAAATAAAGTGGAAAGATTTTTAATAGATATTGAGCAAAAATCTAAAGAATTAAGAAAACAGCTAAATCAACTTGAAGTAGAAAATATAAGATTAAAAGGCTTGGCAAACTTGTATCAGCAGAAGGTAGAGAATTTGGAAAGGGAAAAAAATAAAATTCTTCTGGAGGCTAAACAAAAGGCTCAAGATTATTTAAAAGATGTTAATAAAAAAATTGAAGCGGCTATAAAAAATATTCGTGAATCTAAAGCTAATAAAGAGATAGTGCATAAAGAACGCCAAGAAATAAAAGAACTTCAAAAAGAAATTGAATCAAAAATATCTTTTGAACAGACCAAAGAACCGGTCAAAGGAAGTTTTAGGATAGGTGATTATGTCTCAATTAAAAATACAAATACTGTGGGTATTATAAGCGGCATCGATGAAAACAAAAATAAAGCTATAATCGTAATTGGCAGCATAAAACTTCAATCAAAAATTTCTGATTTAGTGCATGCTAATAAAATTGAACCACAAACTGCTGACTTTAAAAGAAATTTATATGATTCTAAAATTCATAATTATAGATTAGATATAAGAGGTAAACGTGTTGATGAATCCGAAAAAGAAATAATAAAATTCCTAGATGATGCATATTCGAGCGGTGTTGATAGAATTGAAATTTTACACGGGAAGGGTACCGGTGCACTCAAACAAAAAGTACAAGAAATTTTAAAAAATTATAAATATGTTAAAAATTATTATTTTGCAGATATTGAAAGTGGTGGGGACGGTATTACGATAGTAGAATTTTAATTTATATGTTCAAAAAAATATTGATTGCAAATAGAGGAGAGATTGCCGTAAGAATTGCAAGAGCATGCAGGGAACTTAATATTAAATCTGCTGCTATTTATTCTGATGCTGATAGAAATTCTCTTCATGTAAGACATGCCGACGAGGCTTATTACATTGGTAGTTCACCCGCTAATGAATCCTACCTTAACTACCCAAAAATTATTGAACTTGCAAAAAAAATTGCCGCTGATGCTATTCACCCAGGTTATGGATTTCTTTCGGAAAATGCTGAGTTTATTAGTGCAGTGGAAAACAGCAATATTACTTTTATTGGCCCTTCTGCTAAGTCAGTAGCATTAATGGGCGAAAAAACAGCAGCCCGACTATTAATGAAAAAAAATAATATTCCAGTTGTACCTGGCAGCGAAAAATCACTTACAAACGTAAATGAAGCGATGGAAATAGCTAATGAAATCGGTTACCCAGTAATGTTAAAAGCTTCTGCTGGCGGCGGCGGTAAAGGAATGAGAAAAGTTTTTAATGAGAACGAATTAAAAGTTGAGTTCGAGAGGGCTAAAAATGAAGCATTAAAAGCTTTTGGCAACAACGCTGTTTATTTAGAGAAACTAATTGAAGAGCCGAAGCATATTGAGGTTCAAATAATAGCTGACAAACATGGAAATTATGCTCACTTATTCGAAAGGGAATGTTCAGTTCAAAGAAGGCATCAGAAAATAATTGAAGAATCACCCTCAACTTTTGTAGATGAATTTATAAGAGAAAAAATTACTAAAGCTGCCATTGAAGCTGCAAAAGCCTGTAATTATTATAATGCTGGTACAATAGAATTTTTAATGGATAAAAACAAAAATTTCTATTTTCTTGAAATGAATACACGGTTACAAGTTGAACATCCCGTAACTGAAATGATTACAGGTATCGACTTAGTTAAAGAACAAATTAGTATTGCGCAGGGCAATAAGTTATCTTTCTCTCAAAATGACCTTAAAATAAACGGTCACGCCATAGAATGTAGAATTTATGCTGAAGATATTAACAATAACTTTGCTCCTTCCATTGGCCAAATTAAATTACACAAACCTCCTCTAGGACCTGGAGTAAGGTTAGATTCTGGCATTGATGTTTTTTCTGATGTACCAGTTTATTACGACCCAATTTTAAGTAAAGTAATCACATGGGGTAAAAATAGAGAAGAGGCAATTGAAAGAATGAAAAGAGCGCTTAGCGAATATCAAATTGTAGGTGTTATTACTAACATACCTGTGTTTAATTGGATTTTTAGTCATGAAGTATTTATTAATGGCTCATTCACAATAAACTTTATTGAAAAGGAATTTTTGCCCAAATTCTTAACAGAAAGCAAATTACAGTCTAATGAAAAGTATGAACTTGTTTCAGCTATATTTGGGGCGATGATAAAAAACTCTGAACAATCTAATGCGGTATTTATTAATAATAACAAATCTAATAATTGGCTAAGTCAAAATTATGAATGAATTCATAATTACAAATGGCAGTAAAAAAATAACTGTTGATTTTATAAACGCTAATCAAATTAAAGTTAACGGTAAAATCTATGAAGTAAGACTTAAAAAAATAAACGATTATTTTTACTTGCTAACACTGGATAACATAACCTATGAAATTGCATGTGATAGACTTGAAAGCGGTAAATTTGGACTATTGATAAAAGGGAATTATTACGAAATAGATGTGAAGACAAAATTAGAGGAAATGGCTAATGACATATTGAAAAAAAAAGATTTAACTAATAAGCACAACATTATTAAAGCACCAATGCCGGGCTTAATACTTAAAGTTAACAAGCATAAAGGCGATGAAGTTAAAATAGGCGAACCTTTATTTTTACTGGAAGCAATGAAAATGGAAAATGAGATACGCTCTCCTGTTAGTGGTGTTGTAAAAGAACTAAAAGTTAAAGAAGGGCAATCAGTCAGCAAAGATGAAATAATTATGACATTCGAATAATAAATCTTATTTTCTTTTACGGCATAAATAACTATATTCTAAGCGCATTAAAAAACTAATTCAACAGGAGGTCTTGTGAAAAAGAAAATCTTACCGATTATTTTTTCACTCACAATTTTGGCAACTAGCATTTATGCTGGTGGGTTTCAAAT
This window harbors:
- a CDS encoding endonuclease MutS2; the encoded protein is MITKETLEKLEFFKVTEYAAKYCYTELGKTLTLNLRPLSKLDEVINEGKRVSQAKEILIKLETPPFSSLPDISEIIAKSRIDGAVLTIRNILDVLTLAEVSRKIVQFFRNKGSEFPDLYFLAKELFVDKVFESHITRIIDENGDIKDDATPRLKEIRREIKEKEESLRKVVNTLLKTFSDSYLVQDEYITLRDGRIVLPIKSEHKRHIKGFIHSESSTGQTVYIEPEETLELNNDILSLNFAEKREIEKILRSLTEKIGSLSNQLKNSLDLIALLDSYFARAKYSIEILGSFPSFLEDKPIQLLDLRHPILIKKVGIKNTVPLNLKVDNQKVILITGPNAGGKTVVLKTVGISVLMVQSGFHIPCHPDSNLHFFSDILVDIGDQQSIEEDLSTFSSHLSNINKIINCANETSLVLLDEIGTGTDPVEGSALAIGILQTLKEKNALVLATTHHGNLKILANELEGFENASMEFDTQKLVPTYKFHQGIPGSSYAFEVVERIGFSKSFISLAKKYLDVDKNKVERFLIDIEQKSKELRKQLNQLEVENIRLKGLANLYQQKVENLEREKNKILLEAKQKAQDYLKDVNKKIEAAIKNIRESKANKEIVHKERQEIKELQKEIESKISFEQTKEPVKGSFRIGDYVSIKNTNTVGIISGIDENKNKAIIVIGSIKLQSKISDLVHANKIEPQTADFKRNLYDSKIHNYRLDIRGKRVDESEKEIIKFLDDAYSSGVDRIEILHGKGTGALKQKVQEILKNYKYVKNYYFADIESGGDGITIVEF
- the accC gene encoding acetyl-CoA carboxylase biotin carboxylase subunit, giving the protein MFKKILIANRGEIAVRIARACRELNIKSAAIYSDADRNSLHVRHADEAYYIGSSPANESYLNYPKIIELAKKIAADAIHPGYGFLSENAEFISAVENSNITFIGPSAKSVALMGEKTAARLLMKKNNIPVVPGSEKSLTNVNEAMEIANEIGYPVMLKASAGGGGKGMRKVFNENELKVEFERAKNEALKAFGNNAVYLEKLIEEPKHIEVQIIADKHGNYAHLFERECSVQRRHQKIIEESPSTFVDEFIREKITKAAIEAAKACNYYNAGTIEFLMDKNKNFYFLEMNTRLQVEHPVTEMITGIDLVKEQISIAQGNKLSFSQNDLKINGHAIECRIYAEDINNNFAPSIGQIKLHKPPLGPGVRLDSGIDVFSDVPVYYDPILSKVITWGKNREEAIERMKRALSEYQIVGVITNIPVFNWIFSHEVFINGSFTINFIEKEFLPKFLTESKLQSNEKYELVSAIFGAMIKNSEQSNAVFINNNKSNNWLSQNYE
- a CDS encoding acetyl-CoA carboxylase biotin carboxyl carrier protein subunit, with the translated sequence MNEFIITNGSKKITVDFINANQIKVNGKIYEVRLKKINDYFYLLTLDNITYEIACDRLESGKFGLLIKGNYYEIDVKTKLEEMANDILKKKDLTNKHNIIKAPMPGLILKVNKHKGDEVKIGEPLFLLEAMKMENEIRSPVSGVVKELKVKEGQSVSKDEIIMTFE